One Epinephelus lanceolatus isolate andai-2023 chromosome 10, ASM4190304v1, whole genome shotgun sequence genomic region harbors:
- the LOC117264292 gene encoding uncharacterized protein LOC117264292 codes for MFYKSRRSLQNHLEFIYRFSQGLRMRQVDLIEDGVAASSRTLTKMASSLRKVCRRAIHKLRAQGKMKVGGRHCFVMLDESKFSHKRKYNRGRMEPAWRRNKKWVFGILEVSHTTRRPILKIVRRRSTDQLLPIIKRHVKRGSSIVTDDWRAYKRALSEEGYDHHTVCHKRHFVDPGSRCQTQNLERAWQTFKCDVWRHRGNRTTGLRVIEWEYWLGRCHRYGILGRLIHDMRKFNKHECK; via the exons ATGTTCTACAAGTCCCGCAGATCCCTCCAGAATCACCTGGAATTCATTTACAG ATTTTCCCAAGGACTGCGCATGAGGCAAGTTGACCTTATTGAAGACGGTGTTGCAGCGAGTAGCAGAACCTTAACAAAGATGGCTTCGTCTTTGAGAAAA GTCTGCAGACGCGCTATTCACAAATTACGCGCTCAAGGCAAAATGAAAGTTGGTGGCCGTCATTGCTTTGTTATGCTGGATGAAAGCAAGTTCTCACACAAAAGAAAG TACAACCGTGGGAGGATGGAACCAGCATGGAGACGGAATAAAAAATGGGTTTTTGGTATATTGGAAGTATCACATACCACCAGGAGACCCATTCTTAAGATCGTCAGGAGGCGTTCCACGGACCAGCTTCTGCCTATCATAAAGCGCCATGTTAAGAGAGGATCAAGCATTGTGACTGACGACTGGAGAGCTTACAAGAGAGCTCTGTCAGAGGAGGGATATGATCATCATACTGTCTGCCACAAAAGACACTTTGTAGATCCTGGTTCCAGATGTCAAACACAGAATTTGGAGAGAGCCTGGCAAACCTTTAAATGTGATGTTTGGCGTCATAGAGGAAATCGGACTACAGGGTTAAGGGTTATTGAGTGGGAGTACTGGCTTGGGCGATGTCACAGATATGGTATTCTTGGCCGGCTCATTCATGATATGAGGAAATTCAACAAACATGAATGTAAATAG